The DNA region CTAAACCGATATGACCGGCCGCCAAATTTTCCGGTAGCCCGTCGTTTAAATTTTTGTCCAAAAGTTTGTTTGTTCTGCGCTCGCTTATATTGCACAGCGTAGAAATCGCTATACGCAAACTATCCATCGCAAACGAAACAGACTGTCCGTGAAAATTTCCGCCGTGCAGAATTCTGCCGGATTCGGGAATAACTAACGGATTGTCGTTTGAAGAGTTTATTTCAGTAAGCAATACTTTCTGCGCATATTTTATCGCGTCATAAACTACCGCCAAAACCTGCGGCGTACATCGCAGAGAATAAACATCTTGAACCTTTTCCCGTGTTTCAAACACCGCTCCGTCTTTTTTCTGCAGACGAATTTTATCGTGCAAACCGTCTCTTTTGACCGTATTTTGGGAACCGGCGATAAGATTCTCTATCATTTTAGCGACTTCTACCTGCCCCTCATGATTTTTTAAGGCATGCAAATCCGTATCAAACGCATCGTCCAATACCGAAAAAATTTCCATCGCAAACGCGGCGGCGAGTACTTGTACGTTAAACAAATTTTTGGCTTTTTGTAGTGAAATACATGCGATCGCACTCATTACGGAAGTACCGTTCATAATTGAAAGCGCTTCTTTATACGATAATTTTATAGGTTTAAGATTCGCTTTCTCAAGCGCTTTTTTCGCCGGCATAGTTTCATTTTGAAAATATAAATCGCCCTCGCCTATAAGACCAAGCCCCAAATGCGCCAAAGGAATTAAATCGCCGCTTGCGCCCACGCTGCCCTGTTCGGGAATTACCGGAGCGACGCCCTCGTTAAACGCCTCTTCCATAAAACGCAAAAGTTCTACGCGTACGCCGGAGTAACCTTTCACAAGACAATTCAAACGTATGGCAAAAACGGCGCGTGCAATATTATACGGCAGAATATTTCCCATTCCCGCCGAATGCGAGCGTAAAAGATTCACCTGTAAAGTCTCAAGTTCGCCATCGTCGATAATTTTATTGCACATAGGTCCGTAAGACGTATTTACTCCGTAAATTATTTTTCGGGAATTTACCGCATCTTCAATTATTTTTCTGCTTTCCGCGCAAACAAGCAACGCGGAATCGCTTAAACTTACTTTTGCCGCGGTATTGGCGAGCGTTATAACGTTGTCGAGCGACAACGATTTTCCGTCAAGGACAACTCCGTATCTTTTCATAATAAAGCGCTTACTCCAAATCTTAAACCGAATCCGTTAAATTTACGTTCATAATGATAACCTTTTCCTCTGCGCTCCGTCGTGGAAAACTGCCATTGAGGACCGACAAAAAGAGAAATTGATTTTCCTACGTCAACCATGCATTCCAAACTGAATTTCCCAATAATCCCGTTGTAATACCCGTCGAACTCCTTAACCGCATTCTTATCGCTTGAGTTATAATTTACATTCGATATAAAAACCGAATTATACCCTGCTTGCGCATGGAGTACCGGATGTATCATATATTGAGGAATCGGATCTACGATTATAAAAACCGAAACAGGAATCATAATGACGCGCTCTTTGCTATGCACCAAATACGTATTATAATCAACGGTATTCCTGTTTTTGTCGAGATGCCATACAAAATTCAAATTAGGTCCCAAGGTCAAATGTTCGTTTAAAAGCCAGCCGTATTCTCCGGCGATAGTCCAATGCACTTTCCTGTCTTTGGCATGCATGTAACTTCCCGAAAGAGCCCTGGTCGGCTCAATCGCAAAATCAATAACCGATGAAGCGTAAACAGACGCGGCAACCGACATTAACGTTAAAATTTTAATAACTCTCACTTAGAAACTCCTACCTTTTATAAATCAAAAGCAAAACGTTTATTTAACAAAACCTATATCTTTTCCGTCGCTCGCTTTATTTTTGCCTATCGAATTATCCTTGAGAAAATAGTGTTTTCCCGTAAAATATGGACGTCCGATAAAATCGTCCTGATTTATAAACTCTTTTTGTTCGGGATAAATTATAAGATTTTTCATGACAAGCAAATTTTGGTTCGTTAGTTTTATCGCCTTATGCCCGTTATTATAAAACAGACAATCTTTAAGAATAACATCTTGGTCGCCGTCAATTTCTATTCCGTATCTACGATTTTCGGCAATAGTTAAATGCGACATTTCACCTTCTGTAGATCCTATCGCCGTTCCCTGAATTCCCGCATTTAAATTGTTTGAAATAATAGAGTTTACAATTTTCGGAAGACGGTTTATCGCCAAAATACCCGAACCTTGATTTGAGTGAATGTAACAATTTTCAATAGACGCGCCGGTATTTGACGTAACTACGCCGTTTCTCCCGCCGCAAATAGATAATCCTATTATTTTTGCACCGCCGTTTAGTTTTACTACCGCGTCTCTTCCGTTACCTATTATCTCGGCGGCGAATAAATTCTGAGAACATAAAACCACGCCGCTCTTTAAGATAACGTCTTCTCGATATTTCCCATCGGCAAGCATTATCGTATCGCCGGATTTTACCCGCAGCATAGCTTGACTTATAGGAGATGAATTTGACGGGGAGATTCTGACTATTTCTGGAAAAGCCGTCGTCGCAAGCAAAAATAAAACCGCTAATATTTTCATAATCGTTCCTTTCAAATCTCAAAATAAAAAAAGGTCATACGAAAATAATATTTCGTATGACCTAAAACTTAAACAAACTCAAATTTTATATTAATTTCCTTCAAGCATTTTGAGCTGTTCTTGAATTTTACGCATTTCCTCGTCGATAGATTGAACTTTTTCAAGAGATTTTGACGTGCTTGTCGTTCCCATAAGTTCTCTCACCTTCGCCAACGCATAAGACACATCGTCAAGCACTTTCTCGTGTCCTCTTCCGAAGAACAGCGTCGATTCATAATCGTCGTTATACTTGCCGAACGCTCTTACGTCCGTTTCTTGGCTTTTTTGAACGGGAGAAAGAGAATCTATTTGCGCGATAACGTAAGACGACTGCGACACCATAGCCAATTCTTTAGATCTCTGCGCCGTTTCGTAATACGACTCTCTATCGGTCACATACTTCGCTTTCCGCTGATTCCAATCCGACTGTGTCGGCGAACTGTAAGCCACAAGCCGCTTTTCCGCCTCGCCAAGCGCATTAGCCGCAACGGCGTATTGTTTATCTACGATACTTTTATAAGCGAGCAGTAAATCCGCTTCACTCAATAGAATATCGTCCTTTGTCGCCGTTTTAAGCGCGTTCGCCGCAGTTACGCAATCGTTCCAGTTTGCCGCTTTCAAAGCTACCCACGCCTGACCCAGCAACGCCTCGCTACGGTACGGACTTGACGACGAAATCGCACGAAGCGCCGCCATCGCCCTAACAAGCGACTGACCTTCCGCGACTTGTCCTTCGTAATACAAGAACGCCATAAGAAGATAAGAACGATCGACAATCGCCTTTTGGTCGTTTGTCTTCACCGGCGACTGCACCACGTTATCAAGATATTCCAGCGTTTTGTTCAAATCGCCGTTAATAGCATAGGCTACGCCCATAGAATGTTGTGCAAAAACATAATCCCCATGTCCTGCGGGAACGGAATTAAATTGCTGCATCGCTTCCATAATACGATCCTGGTTAAACAACGCCTCTCCGTAATAATACGCCGCCGCATGCTTAACGCTGTCCGGCGAAGACGCTATATTTATTTGATCGTACAAATCCTGAACTCTGCCGTAATCGCCTTCGCGGTACGCTACACGCAACAGTCCAAGCAATGAATACGGCGCGACCGGAGAACGCGGAAAATCGTTTAAAACTTGATTGTAATTGTCGTTTGCGACTTCACGCATATCCATCGCTTCTTCGTTCATACCCATGTAATAAACCACATAATCGTTTCTGAAGAAATCCGGATATTCCGTTAAGATTCTTCCGCCGATAAAGAACGAACTCCAGTAATTTCCCGCATAGTGCTCGGAAAGCATCTGATTATACAGTTTACCGGGTCCAAGCTGTACTTGACGAGCCATTTTCATCGCATAAACTTGTTCTCTGTGCGGACCGAATTGCCCTCTAAAATAAATCGTATTCGTAAACGACGCTTTATCGTCGGTTATGTTAGTATATTGGTAACCCACCTGAAAATCGCGTCCGCCAAAAATTGACGGAACGTTCATTCCGCCGGAAACTCCCCAGTGCCCCGTCCCGAAATGACCATGAATATTTATCATTCTCAAAAGCCACACTCCGATACGTCCGCTGAAGTCAAATTCTATTTTCTTCTTACCGTCAAATACTTTCCTGATATCTCCGGTATTAGCGTCAGCGATAGCCTGTCCGGCGAACGACGCGGCGCTTGAAGTAAAGTCCTTGATATCAAAATCGATTCCCGCGTCCACCTGTCTGTCAAACATAAAACTTATCCAATTTATTTTAGCGTTAATCGACTGAGTGTTTACCGTAACTTTCTCTCCTTCAGGACGAGAAAAGATGTTCGGAGAAATTGCGTTTTGGAAGTTAATCCCTACGATATGTTCCCCAAGAACAGGGTGATTTGAAACACGATAGGTAGCGCCGATATCAATACCGAGTCCGCGGATAGGATCTCCGAAATTAGGAGTTTTGAATATGTTCAAGTTGGCGCCGATACTCAACCTGTTAAACGGATTAATCGCATACGTAGCCATAAACAGCATGTGATTATCGTAATACGGCGTTCCGGTGCTTACTATTTCTTCTTTGTCCGGGTCCCACTTCGCTCCCATAATCGGTTCGTTTGAGGTTACGCCCAAAACTGTAAATCCTACCGATTGGTACAAACCGATAGGCACAACCGCGCCGCCCTCATACAGGAAAAACGCATTTCCCAAACTCGGACTCCACACTCCTCGAACCGAGACGTAATTTTCTTCCGTCAAAATAGCGGGGTTAGACGCAGGCGAATAAGGAGCGAACAAGTCTCTCCATCTCTGCGTTACATAATATTCGCCCGGAAGCCCGTCTCCAAAAACCGCAGTCGCTGCAAACGCGACAATCATTCCTCTCATTACGAATTTCGTCAATGATTTTTTGGTATTATTGATGTTAAAAAACCGCATATTATCTATCCCTTTCTTCCTTAGTTTTTAAGACGAGCGCCGAGGTTTTGTCCGGTGGCGTCTTTTACGCTGCAACACAAAGTCGGTTCCGGATTGAAATTATACTTTACTTTAGGCGAAATAAACGAAGGATCAAACACATAATTATCCGCCGGATTTTCGTAGAACTGTTTAAGATTTTCCCAGAAATTGTTATATTTAATCACAGATTCCGACGCTTCCTGAGTCATTTTTAAACCATATTTTTGATTAAACGCAATGGTATTATACCGAAATTGAACGTTGCTCGCCCCGCCCAAGAAGAATCCGTATCCGACATTGTAAGCGATAGTGTTATGTTCTATCGCGCCTTTAGACGCACGTAAATTCCAACCGATAATACCGGAAGCTCTGTTAAAACTTATAATGTTATCTTCTATGGTAGGAAGATGACGAACGATAACGATCCCCGACATCCAATTTCGTACTATGCGGTTTTTTCTTATCACAACATCCGGATCTTTACTGAATACGCCTATGGTGCCGTTTCGGATTTCAAAACCCTCAATTCCCGCACCAGCGCCCAAAGTTACCACAGTTCCTCTTCCGTCACCGTCAACTATAGCGCCGTGAAGATACTGCGACTTCACATACACTCCGCCTCTGATAAACAGATCCTCTTTGTAAACACCATCGGACACTATTACGGTATCCCCAGCCCTTGCTTTGACTATCGCCTGTGAAATTGTTCTTATCCCTGTTGACGGTACCATAACGACTTCCGCCGTTACCGAACAAATAAACACAACACTTGCGGTTACCGTTGCCCTGAAAAACGATTGCTTCATATCATTTAACTCCATTCTTCATAAAGCCGTATATATTCTTGAGCCAATATCTTCGCCATTTCTTCCGTTATTATAACACCGAGACGTTTCCTTTAATCTAAAATCGTTCAATTCCGGGCTTTTGAATTCCGGATCAAACGAATAATTATCTTCCGGCAACGTCATGTTAACTTGAATATACGATAAAAATACATTAAATTCCTGAAAGATTTGCGTTTTATCACTTATTTTTACTGCAAACTTGCCGTTATACGCTATAATATTGTTCGTCAATCCCACTTTACAAGCACCGCCGAGCGAAATTCCGTGGTTCTCGTTATAAACTATGGTGTTGTTCAAAATTTCACCGCTTGTCTCGACATCCCACATCAAAATCCCTGAACCGGAGTTGCGAAAAATCAAATTATCTTCAATTCTGACAAAATGCGCTACAGCCAAAATACCCGACTGCTTGTTATTCGATATTAAACAAGACAATACCGAATTATCCATACCTTCAGAATATACGCCGATTCGTCCGCCGGTTACTTTCAGCCCGGAAATCGTGTTTCCGTTAGACAATATTACAACATTTTCTTTTCCCGTTCCCGATATATGGGCTTTACCTGTCTCTCTTGCGACAAGCGAAACTCCGGCAGGAATACGAATTCCCCCTCTATATCTTCCGTTTTCCAAAACAAGCGTATCTCCCTTTTGGCTGCGAGCAAGCGCAATATTCAACTGTTTTGACGCCGCCGGAACTGCAATCATGTCGGCGCAGACAACAAATACAAAAGATAAAATCGCCGCACAAATCCTGCAAAAACCGCTGTCTAAAAATCCGCTCACAAATATACATCCTCAATAAAACCGACATATCTTCAAGTTAAAAATATACGTTATTGCAAACGCCGAAACAACAATAAATTTATTTTTTTTTAATTTTTTTTATCTTGAAAAAACATTAAAGTTTTAAATTTTTTTGCCGATAATGTTAGTGGAGATTATGCATGGATGTATTTTTTACCGGTAAAAGACCTAATGGAGTAGGCGGTTATTATGTTATTGGATAATATTTATTCAACAAATTATTTTTCACAGACGAATTCCGTAAAAAAGGAATTCAAAGATTTGAGTAATGCAAAACAAGCGGCTAAAAAAACCGCTTTTGAACATGACGATTATTACACTCCGTCCATTCAAGAAAAATCTGTCGAATCAGTGAAAGCCAAAAATTTATCTGAAATAAAAAACAGAATTAATTCGGGATTTTATAATTCCCAATCAGTCAACGACGATTTAACCGAAGTCTTTACGGAAATTTTCAAAAAAACATTTTCGTAAAACATGAAAAAAAACGTTACAAATATTGTAATAATTGTAATTTCCGGTTTTTTTCACGGATTTCTTTCGCCGCCGTTTAATCAAAGTTTACATCCGGCGCTGTTTTTTATACCGGCAATCGCAATTTTTTGCTCTATTCCGTTCATCGCCGTGATTTACGACAAAAAACCGAGTAAATTGAAAATGTACGTGTGGGGATTCTCCTCATATTTCGGTTCGATTTGGTGGATGGCGCTCGTCGATGTAAACGACCTGAGTTTGCTTATCACCTTCGGAACTATTTTGCTTGCCGCATTTTTCGCTTTGAAATATCTTGCGTTAGGAATAATTTCGTCTTGCGTCGTACGTAAAAACAAAAAATTATCATTTTTATTCGTCCCCGCGCTGTGGATAATTTCCGAATATTTATTTCTGTTCGGCTCACTGTCGTTTCCGTGGATGTTTGAAGGATATTTGTTGTCGCAATACTTTTATTTGTCACAAATCGTAAGCGTAACGGGAATTTGGGGATTGTCGTTTTTAGCGGTGATTTCGGCGGTCGTTTTATACGAAACAATATTTGAAAACAGAAAAACCGTCGCCATAAAAACTATAATTATTGTGATTGTTGCAATTTGTTTATTTGGATTTTTCCGTATAAAGTCTATCGGATTTTACGAACAAAAAGCGTTGGTTTTGCAGCCGAACGTCGACCAAGAAAATTGGTGCGGAGAATCTTCGCTTTTTGCGTCTATGGAAGTCTTGGACAGTTTATTCGAAACATCGACCGAACTAAACAAAGGGATTTATATAATTCCCGAAAGCGGAATTTTCGCTTATTTCAATCGGCATCCGCTTTGCAGAAATATGGTAAACAATTGGCTTGAGAAATACGATTCGCCGATAATTTTCGGAACTTTAGACCAAACTTTGAGCGAAAACTACGATACAATTTCGGCGTATAATTCGGCGTTCTTCGCAAGACTGCAAAATTACG from Chitinispirillales bacterium includes:
- a CDS encoding aromatic amino acid ammonia-lyase; amino-acid sequence: MKRYGVVLDGKSLSLDNVITLANTAAKVSLSDSALLVCAESRKIIEDAVNSRKIIYGVNTSYGPMCNKIIDDGELETLQVNLLRSHSAGMGNILPYNIARAVFAIRLNCLVKGYSGVRVELLRFMEEAFNEGVAPVIPEQGSVGASGDLIPLAHLGLGLIGEGDLYFQNETMPAKKALEKANLKPIKLSYKEALSIMNGTSVMSAIACISLQKAKNLFNVQVLAAAFAMEIFSVLDDAFDTDLHALKNHEGQVEVAKMIENLIAGSQNTVKRDGLHDKIRLQKKDGAVFETREKVQDVYSLRCTPQVLAVVYDAIKYAQKVLLTEINSSNDNPLVIPESGRILHGGNFHGQSVSFAMDSLRIAISTLCNISERRTNKLLDKNLNDGLPENLAAGHIGLDIGFMGSQYLAVSTAAENRQLACPMSVNTISSNESNQDVVSMGTVSARLALKSVENAELVQTMEILADLQAFSFRNDKGLGPKAKKIYDELVKNYVQYDCKQVFRENLLKFHKIIFEDVAGKLGYI
- a CDS encoding right-handed parallel beta-helix repeat-containing protein codes for the protein MKILAVLFLLATTAFPEIVRISPSNSSPISQAMLRVKSGDTIMLADGKYREDVILKSGVVLCSQNLFAAEIIGNGRDAVVKLNGGAKIIGLSICGGRNGVVTSNTGASIENCYIHSNQGSGILAINRLPKIVNSIISNNLNAGIQGTAIGSTEGEMSHLTIAENRRYGIEIDGDQDVILKDCLFYNNGHKAIKLTNQNLLVMKNLIIYPEQKEFINQDDFIGRPYFTGKHYFLKDNSIGKNKASDGKDIGFVK
- a CDS encoding tetratricopeptide repeat protein — protein: MRFFNINNTKKSLTKFVMRGMIVAFAATAVFGDGLPGEYYVTQRWRDLFAPYSPASNPAILTEENYVSVRGVWSPSLGNAFFLYEGGAVVPIGLYQSVGFTVLGVTSNEPIMGAKWDPDKEEIVSTGTPYYDNHMLFMATYAINPFNRLSIGANLNIFKTPNFGDPIRGLGIDIGATYRVSNHPVLGEHIVGINFQNAISPNIFSRPEGEKVTVNTQSINAKINWISFMFDRQVDAGIDFDIKDFTSSAASFAGQAIADANTGDIRKVFDGKKKIEFDFSGRIGVWLLRMINIHGHFGTGHWGVSGGMNVPSIFGGRDFQVGYQYTNITDDKASFTNTIYFRGQFGPHREQVYAMKMARQVQLGPGKLYNQMLSEHYAGNYWSSFFIGGRILTEYPDFFRNDYVVYYMGMNEEAMDMREVANDNYNQVLNDFPRSPVAPYSLLGLLRVAYREGDYGRVQDLYDQINIASSPDSVKHAAAYYYGEALFNQDRIMEAMQQFNSVPAGHGDYVFAQHSMGVAYAINGDLNKTLEYLDNVVQSPVKTNDQKAIVDRSYLLMAFLYYEGQVAEGQSLVRAMAALRAISSSSPYRSEALLGQAWVALKAANWNDCVTAANALKTATKDDILLSEADLLLAYKSIVDKQYAVAANALGEAEKRLVAYSSPTQSDWNQRKAKYVTDRESYYETAQRSKELAMVSQSSYVIAQIDSLSPVQKSQETDVRAFGKYNDDYESTLFFGRGHEKVLDDVSYALAKVRELMGTTSTSKSLEKVQSIDEEMRKIQEQLKMLEGN
- a CDS encoding right-handed parallel beta-helix repeat-containing protein, with translation MKQSFFRATVTASVVFICSVTAEVVMVPSTGIRTISQAIVKARAGDTVIVSDGVYKEDLFIRGGVYVKSQYLHGAIVDGDGRGTVVTLGAGAGIEGFEIRNGTIGVFSKDPDVVIRKNRIVRNWMSGIVIVRHLPTIEDNIISFNRASGIIGWNLRASKGAIEHNTIAYNVGYGFFLGGASNVQFRYNTIAFNQKYGLKMTQEASESVIKYNNFWENLKQFYENPADNYVFDPSFISPKVKYNFNPEPTLCCSVKDATGQNLGARLKN
- a CDS encoding right-handed parallel beta-helix repeat-containing protein, which gives rise to MSGFLDSGFCRICAAILSFVFVVCADMIAVPAASKQLNIALARSQKGDTLVLENGRYRGGIRIPAGVSLVARETGKAHISGTGKENVVILSNGNTISGLKVTGGRIGVYSEGMDNSVLSCLISNNKQSGILAVAHFVRIEDNLIFRNSGSGILMWDVETSGEILNNTIVYNENHGISLGGACKVGLTNNIIAYNGKFAVKISDKTQIFQEFNVFLSYIQVNMTLPEDNYSFDPEFKSPELNDFRLKETSRCYNNGRNGEDIGSRIYTAL
- the lnt gene encoding apolipoprotein N-acyltransferase, which translates into the protein MKKNVTNIVIIVISGFFHGFLSPPFNQSLHPALFFIPAIAIFCSIPFIAVIYDKKPSKLKMYVWGFSSYFGSIWWMALVDVNDLSLLITFGTILLAAFFALKYLALGIISSCVVRKNKKLSFLFVPALWIISEYLFLFGSLSFPWMFEGYLLSQYFYLSQIVSVTGIWGLSFLAVISAVVLYETIFENRKTVAIKTIIIVIVAICLFGFFRIKSIGFYEQKALVLQPNVDQENWCGESSLFASMEVLDSLFETSTELNKGIYIIPESGIFAYFNRHPLCRNMVNNWLEKYDSPIIFGTLDQTLSENYDTISAYNSAFFARLQNYEYKKYKKRKLVPFVETMPFSDIFPLINRLDLAGGSFSAGKENTVWEFEENLKIAPMICYESTYPNFVRNRINSGANFLVNITNDGWFGKTTAPFQHAEMSRVRAIENGVGMIRCANSGISFSVDCYGKYLSKTDLYRREIVEMPIAKPLESTIYRKFGDWFVYLCGLFAIFAFIFPIVRRK